CGGGCGGTGGTGACGCGGCGCAACTTCTACGCGCGCTTCGGGGGAAGCGCCGCCAGCACGGAGTCAGCGCTTCCGGACGCGCCGCGCGAGGCGCTGATGGTGGTGGAGGACGCGACGGCCATCACGGCGCTGGCGCGCATGGCGATGCGCCGTCCGCCCGAAACGGTCTACGACCCGGTGGTGGTGACGGACGCGAAGGGCCACTTCCTGGGCACGGTGACGATGAAGCAGCTCATCGCGCGGGCCTCGGACCTGGAGCAGCACGCGGCGACGGGCGCGCATCCTCTGACGGACCTGCCCGGCAGCCGGATGATCGAGCGGTGGATCCGCGCGGCGCTCCAGGGCAGCGCGTTCACGGTCATCTACGCGGACCTGGACCACTTCGAGGCGTACAACGACCGCTACGGCTTCCTCCAGGGCGACCGCGTCATCCGCTACACGGCGAGCGTGCTGTCGGAGTGTCTGCACCTGCTGCCGGAGGGCTCCAACCTGGGCCACGTGGGCGGCGACGACTTCGTGCTGGTGTGTCCGGACGCGGTGGCGCCGGACGTGTTGCGCACGCTCTGCCAGCGCTTCGACGCGGAGAAGGTCCCGCTCTACGGGCCCGAGGACCTGCGGCGCGGCGGCTTCACTGCCAAGGACGCGGCGGGCAACACGGTGCCGGTGACGTTGAGCCTCGCGGCGGTGGACCACCAGGGCCTGTCCGCCCATCCCCACCCGGCGGAGCTGTCCGCCGTCGCCGCGTCCCTGCGAAAGCGCGTGAAGGCCGTCTCCGCGCAGACGCACACCAGCACGTTCCTCTTCCAGCCCGGCGCGGTGAAGTAGCGCCGCGCTACGGCGTGATGGGGAGCGTGCTCACGCCCTCGAACTCCGCCGTGCCGCCGCGGACGATGCCGTTCTTCTGGCACCAGCCGCCCGGCACCTCCAGCACGTACTGGCTGGGAATGCCCACCGAGCGGTTCGTCAGCGTGCGCGGCTCCGCGTTCTCGATGATGCCCACGACGCGGCCCTCGGACGTGATGAACAGCATGTCCAGCGGGATGAGCGTGTTGCGCATCCAGAAGCCGCGCACCTCTTCATCCGGGAAGATGAAGAGCATGCCCTGCCCGGCCGGCAGCGACTTGCGCCACATGAGCCCGCGCGTGCGCGACTCGCCCGTGGCGGCCACCTCCACCTCCACGCGGTGCACACCACCGTAGGCATCCTTCAGCCGCACGTGCGCGCGCGGCAGGGTCGGCATCACGTAATCCTCCGCCGACACGTCCCTGGACTTCGGACGCGCCGGAGCGGGCGCGGCGGTCTTCGGAGGCGCGGCGGGCGCTTCCTGACACGCGCCGCCCGCGAAGGCCAGCGCCGCCACCACGAACGTCAGGCGCGTCCGCGTCCTCATGACGGGTGCTGGGGATGCAGGGGCTTGTTGAGCAGCTTCTCGGTCAGCTCGGAGCCCAGGCTGTCCGACATGAGCCGCTCCACCAGCGTCTCGAAGTCCACGCGCTGGGACTCGCTGCTGTAGATGAAGCGGATGCCCATGCCGGGCTCCTCCGCGTCGGCCTTGGACCAGACGACTTCGCCCAACAACTCGAAGGGTGCCTCGCGGTGCGGCACCGTCAACTTGAAGAGGAAGCGCGTGCCGATGGGCAGCGGCTTCTTCGTCTTGATGAACGTGCCGCCCTTGCTGATGTTCTTCGTGTAGTCAGCGAAGAACGAATTGAGCTTCTTGTAGTCGACCTTCAGCTCGATGGGCGCACGACCGTGGGTGCGCAGTTCGGATCCGCTCTTCTGTTCGGACATGCGGCCGGGGAGTATAGGGGACGCCATGCGGCAAGTCCTCCCCCGTGCCCGTGCACTGTTGGGCCGTCCAGCCGTCCTGGCCACCGTGCTGCTGCTTGGCGGTGGGGGGTCGGCCCTCGTCCTCCTCCCCCTCTTCGGGGTCCCGGGCTTCGAACTGGGCCTGGCCCTGTCCATCGCCGTCGGCCTGCTCGGAGGTGGGACAGGCATCGCCGCCGCCGCCCAGGAGCGCCGCATCCTCACCGGCGCCGGGGCCCTGCCCGCCCGGGTGGAAGCATCCGCCCTGCCCGGAACCGCCGTGGGCCGCGCCCTGGGCGCCAGCGTCGTCCTGAACCTGGGGGTGCTCGTCCCCCCCTTCGTGTGCGCCCTGCTCTTCGCCCGGCTTCGCACCGCGTGCGACCCCTTCGAGCTGGCGGGCTTCTACCCCCTGCTCACCGTCCCCTCCGCCCTGGTGGCCTCCGCGGCGGGCGTACTCCTGGGCTTCACGACGGCCCGGCCCCGGGGCGCGGCGGGCCTGTACGCCCTGCTGCTGCTCGCCTCACTGGCGGTGACGGTGTGGCCCATCGTCTTCGGGCCCCAGGTGTTCGCCTTCAACCTCTTCCTGGGCCACCTGCCCGGCCCCCTCTACGACGAAGCCCTCCAGATGACGGCCGCGCTGGGCTGGTTCCGTTTGGAGACGCTCTTGTGGGTGGGCGTCTTCGCGGGGCTCGCCATCGCGCTCCTGGACGTGCGCACCGGGCGCCTGGCGCTGAAGGGCGCGCGCGTGGGTGGCCTGCTGGGCCTGGTGCTCCCCTGCGCCCTGGGCATCCTCTGGCTGGAGTCCCGCGCGCCGCAACTGGGCCTGCGGATGAGCGACGCGTACCTCGCGGAGCAGCTGGGCGGCGTGCGGGAGACGGAGCACTTCGTCCTGCACTACCCGCGCGGCAAGGCGCGCCAGGACGTGGACCGCATGGCCCGCGACCTGGAGTTCCGCTTCACCCAGACGTCCCTCTTCCTGGGCACGGC
The sequence above is drawn from the Corallococcus sp. NCRR genome and encodes:
- a CDS encoding TIGR02266 family protein: MSEQKSGSELRTHGRAPIELKVDYKKLNSFFADYTKNISKGGTFIKTKKPLPIGTRFLFKLTVPHREAPFELLGEVVWSKADAEEPGMGIRFIYSSESQRVDFETLVERLMSDSLGSELTEKLLNKPLHPQHPS
- a CDS encoding DUF192 domain-containing protein, which codes for MRTRTRLTFVVAALAFAGGACQEAPAAPPKTAAPAPARPKSRDVSAEDYVMPTLPRAHVRLKDAYGGVHRVEVEVAATGESRTRGLMWRKSLPAGQGMLFIFPDEEVRGFWMRNTLIPLDMLFITSEGRVVGIIENAEPRTLTNRSVGIPSQYVLEVPGGWCQKNGIVRGGTAEFEGVSTLPITP